The DNA region CAAAATTTCTCTCTTGGCCTCGACTATTTTTTCGATTTCGTGAACATTTTGCTCTTGATTCTGAATGCGAATTTTCTGGCCCTTCATGAATTCATGAATTTGTGAGAGGGCTGGACCTTGGGCGCCCCCGGCCTGAACCAGGCTCCCGGCGCGGGCTTGGGCGTCCAGAACATCCTGGCGCATTTTATCCAACTTGGTCTGATATTCATTTAGTACGGCCACCGCATCCTGAAAGTTCTTCTGAGCGATATTTTCAACAACCTTACGGTGTTCAAGGACTTTCTGCAGGGGAAATTTGAATCTCACAAGTCACCCCCTGGTTAGGCGTTGATCAGAATCTGCTGAAGCATACGAACGGTATTATTGAAGTTCGTGGGATCTTCAACTCTTTGCTTAAGGAAGTCATTCACCTGATCGATGACTTTTACGGCCCGGTCAATCTTCGGATTGGAACCCGGCTTGTAAGCGCCGATATTAATCAAATCCTCTGCATCCTTATAAACCGCCAAAGTCTCTTTCAGCTTTTGCGCCAGTCGCACGTGCTCCGAGGACGAAACCGCTTTCATAACACGCGATGCACTTTGCATAACGTCGATCGCCGGATAGTGACCACGAGCTGCCAAGGCGCGAGACAAAACGATGTGTCCGTCCACGATGGAACGAACTGAATCCCCGATCGGATCATTCATATCATCACCCTCTACGAGTGTGGTATAGAATCCTGTAATACTGCCTTCGCCTTCAAAGTTTCCTGCGCGCTCAAGCAATTTCGGAAGAGTTGCGAACACCGACGGAGTGTAACCTTTTTGAGAAGGCGGCTCTCCTGTCGACAAACCGATCTCACGTTGTGCCATTGCAAAACGGGTGACCGAATCCATCATCAACAAAACATTCTTGCCTTGAGCACTGAAGTATTCCGCCATTGCTGTTGCCACATAGGCACCACGCATACGCAGAAGTGGAGATTGATCACTCGTCACGCAGACGACCACGGAACGAGCCATACCCTCAGGACCCAAATCATGCTCGATAAACTCACGCACCTCACGACCCCGCTCGCCGATCATGGCGATCACGTTGACGTCAGCAGTGGTGTTACGAGCCATCATACCCAGAAGCACGGACTTACCCACACCCGAACCAGCCATAATAGCGACACGCTGACCAAGGCCCGCGGTTAATGCACCATTGATCGCACGAATGCCCACATCCAGTGGCTCGCGAATCGGCTGTCTTTCAAGGGGGTTACGAATTTCACTATATAAAGGAACTTCCCGGAAGTTTTCAATCTCGCCTTTGTTATCCAAAGGGCGACCCAAACCATCCACCACGCGACCTAAAAGCTCATCGCCGGCACGAACTGTGGCAATCTGACGGGAAAGTACGATTTTAGAACCCAAGGCAACGCCTCTCATGTCATTGAGAGCCATCATCAGAACGTGCTTGTCCTTAAAACCCACCACTTCCGCAAGGAAGGAGCGATCAAGGCCCGCAGGAATGATTTGCACCAC from Bdellovibrio sp. GT3 includes:
- the fliJ gene encoding flagellar export protein FliJ, translating into MRFKFPLQKVLEHRKVVENIAQKNFQDAVAVLNEYQTKLDKMRQDVLDAQARAGSLVQAGGAQGPALSQIHEFMKGQKIRIQNQEQNVHEIEKIVEAKREILRQAALDYKIMEKARENQFEEYKAERKIQDQKEMDEQAILRFKRTAE
- a CDS encoding FliI/YscN family ATPase → MSEMSLDLDKYSDLVNSIHLTRDSGKVTEVNGMLIKGYLPGASVGSVVQIIPAGLDRSFLAEVVGFKDKHVLMMALNDMRGVALGSKIVLSRQIATVRAGDELLGRVVDGLGRPLDNKGEIENFREVPLYSEIRNPLERQPIREPLDVGIRAINGALTAGLGQRVAIMAGSGVGKSVLLGMMARNTTADVNVIAMIGERGREVREFIEHDLGPEGMARSVVVCVTSDQSPLLRMRGAYVATAMAEYFSAQGKNVLLMMDSVTRFAMAQREIGLSTGEPPSQKGYTPSVFATLPKLLERAGNFEGEGSITGFYTTLVEGDDMNDPIGDSVRSIVDGHIVLSRALAARGHYPAIDVMQSASRVMKAVSSSEHVRLAQKLKETLAVYKDAEDLINIGAYKPGSNPKIDRAVKVIDQVNDFLKQRVEDPTNFNNTVRMLQQILINA